A region of Trachemys scripta elegans isolate TJP31775 chromosome 24, CAS_Tse_1.0, whole genome shotgun sequence DNA encodes the following proteins:
- the LOC117869781 gene encoding chemokine-like receptor 1, protein MEETTTFQLPWAHPTFPYVNSTFRNPYQDGEENGAQRGWIGVLFAILFGLGFLLGVTGNGLVIFITSFRMTKTVVSIWYLNLAVADFIFTSFLSIEVAYAALNFHWPFGQTLCKIHSAVSFLNLFASVFLLTIISIDRCVSVAWPVWAHNHRSPRLAFWVAVAVWLAALALSAPYIIFRDIRSFPLEGDNTICYNNYIPMGNFTSEEVAMLWKHRHQAMVLTSFVAGFLVPLAVILTCYGVMVAKLMRNHLVHSGRPYKIMVAVVTAFFLCWFPYHLSNLLAMSAKGVNPAIQVLLDVALPLAYLNSCLNPALYAFMGWSCKDTLWRSVVLAFQMAFCEAETQVNLRRKSQDSSRSEVELPPL, encoded by the coding sequence ATGGAGGAGACCACAACCTTCCAGCTCCCCTGGGCCCACCCCACCTTTCCATATGTGAACAGCACCTTCAGGAATCCCTACCAGGACGGAGAAGAGAATGGAGCCCAGCGTGGATGGATAGGAGTTCTCTTTGCCATCCTCTTCGGTCTGGGATTCCTACTCGGAGTAACGGGCAATGGCCTGGTTATCTTCATCACCAGCTTCCGGATGACGAAGACGGTGGTCTCTATCTGGTACCTCAACCTGGCCGTGGCCGACTTCATCTTCACCTCCTTTCTCTCCATTGAGGTGGCCTATGCAGCGCTGAACTTCCACTGGCCCTTTGGCCAGACACTGTGTAAGATCCACAGTGCAGTGTCCTTTCTCAACCTTTTCGCCAGTGTCTTCCTCCTCACCATCATCAGCATCGACCGCTGTGTCTCTGTGGCCTGGCCGGTCTGGGCCCACAACCACCGCTCCCCCCGGCTGGCTTTCTGGGTGGCTGTGGCTGTTTGGCTTGCAGCTCTGGCTCTCAGTGCACCATATATAATTTTCCGGGACATTAGGAGCTTCCCGCTTGAAGGGGACAACACCATCTGCTACAACAACTACATCCCAATGGGAAACTTCACTAGCGAGGAGGTGGCCATGTTGTGGAAGCATCGACACCAGGCCATGGTGCTCACCAGCTTTGTTGCTGGGTTCTTGGTGCCGTTGGCCGTCATCCTGACCTGCTACGGAGTCATGGTGGCCAAACTGATGAGGAACCATCTGGTGCACTCTGGCAGGCCCTACAAGATTATGGTGGCCGTGGTGACGGCCTTCTTCCTCTGCTGGTTCCCCTACCACCTCTCTAACCTATTGGCCATGTCAGCAAAAGGGGTGAATCCAGCAATACAGGTGCTCCTTGATGTCGCGCTTCCCTTGGCCTACCTGAACAGCTGCCTCAACCCTGCCCTGTATGCCTTCATGGGCTGGAGCTGCAAGGACACGCTGTGGCGCTCTGTGGTCTTGGCCTTCCAGATGGCCTTCTGTGAGGCTGAGACCCAGGTCAACCTCCGCAGAAAGAGCCAGGACAGCAGTAGATCAGAGGTGGAATTGCCCCCATTATGA